A genome region from Sander vitreus isolate 19-12246 chromosome 21, sanVit1, whole genome shotgun sequence includes the following:
- the kif22 gene encoding kinesin-like protein KIF22 encodes MAQRVAVPDGANKKTSRVRVAVRLRPYMDNQDEKDEGPCVRGMDSQNLEIINWRNATETVKYHFDAFHGEQTTQQEVFVSSVKPILPHILNGQNASVFAYGPTGAGKTHTMMGSSDQPGVIPRAVSEVFKLVKAKDEDEGWDYSIGMSYLEIYNEKVLDLLSPSSHDLPIREDKDKNILIPGLTLTTISSFSDFDKHFVPASLNRTTASTKLNQRSSRSHAVLLIKVVRTQRALPHRQQTGKLYLIDLAGSEDNRRTGNQGIRLKESGAINLSLFTLSKVVDSLNSGTAVRVPYRDSKLTRLLQDSLGGSAHSVMITNIAPEYRYYFDTFNALNFASKSKLIVNKPFTCETVAVLPVKRAKEDHKAGGSGTEPQKKRHKDDRKTEQDGSSPSSHFYSPSEPSVMDRLVALEKLMMNCQDKDKLSMLSVAQSRKEIQELKEKQREFESKAMLFSRLAGEKSSAKQEPAFTNNSAPLQRKQSTATNAKKQQAVVQPLQVFQPLQQLAVVKKQSVCVKKEGKISDQVEPPDGKENSWESQLDTSVLEHSRQKILHILNTGSLKELKGLQQIGDKKAKLILGWREIHGHFINLEDVVKVEGMTGKRFSSFMKANILSAMGK; translated from the exons ATGGCTCAGCGTGTGGCAGTACCAGATGGAGCAAACAAGAAGACGTCCAGGGTTCGGGTAGCGGTTCGTCTGCGACCCTATATGGACAATCAAGATGAGAAAGACGAGGGACCGTGTGTAAGAGGCATGGACTCCCAGAACCTGGAAATAATTAACTGGAGAAATGCTACAGAAACAGTCAAATACCA TTTCGACGCTTTTCATGGTGAGCAAACGACACAGCAAGAAGTTTTCGTTTCATCAGTGAAGCCCATTCTACCACACATACTGAATGGCCAAAATGCCAGTGTCTTTGCCTATGGACCGACAGGAGCTG GTAAGACCCACACCATGATGGGCAGTTCAGATCAGCCAGGAGTGATCCCTCGAGCTGTTAGCGAGGTCTTCAAGCTGGTCAAAGCCAAGGATGAGGATGAAGGATGGGACTACAGCATTGGCATGTCTTATTTGGAAATCTACAATGAGAAG GTGCTAGATCTTCTATCACCAAGCTCCCATGATTTGCCAATCAGAGAGGACAAAGACAAGAACATCTTGATCCCTGGCCTCACTCTCACAACCATCTCCTCCTTCTCAGATTTTGACAAACACTTTGTCCCTGCCAGCCTTAATCGTACTACTGCTTCTACCAAACTAAACCAGCGCTCCAGCCGCAGCCATGCTGTCCTCCTCATCAAG GTTGTACGGACTCAGCGCGCCCTGCCCCACAGACAACAGACAGGAAAGCTGTACTTGATCGACCTGGCTGGGTCGGAGGACAACCGTCGCACCGGCAACCAGGGCATCCGCCTGAAGGAGAGCGGCGCCATCAACCTGTCTCTCTTCACTCTCAGCAAGGTCGTGGACTCTCTTAACTCTGGCACTGCCGTCCGTGTGCCGTACAGAGACAGTAAACTGACACGGCTGCTACAGGACTCTCTGGGCGGCTCGGCGCACTCCGTCATGATCACCAACATTGCACCCGAGTACAGATACTATTTTGATACGTTTAATGCGCTCAACTTTGCCTCCAAATCCAAACTCATTGTGAACAAGCCCTTCACCTGTGAAACTGTGGCTGTGCTGCCAG TGAAGCGGGCCAAAGAAGACCACAAGGCAGGGGGGTCTGGCACTGAGCCACAGAAGAAGAGGCATAAAGACGACAGGAAAACTGAACAGGATGGTTCCTCACCTTCTTCACATTTTTACAG tcCGTCAGAACCGTCAGTGATGGACAGACTAGTAGCTCTGGAGAAGCTGATGATGAACTGCCAGGACAAAGATAAGCTCAGCATGCTGAGTGTGGCCCAGTCTCGCAAGGAGATCCAG GAGCTcaaggagaagcagagggagtTTGAGAGCAAGGCCATGCTGTTCAGTCGGTTGGCTGGAGAAAAATCCAGTGCCAAACAGGAGCCTGCCTTCACCAACAACAGTGCTCCTCTGCAAAGAAAACAGTCAACTGCCACAAACGCCAAAAAGCAGCAGGCCGTGGTCCAGCCACTACAAG TGTTCCAGCCTCTTCAGCAGCTTGCTGTCGTCAAAAAACAGTCCGTCTGCGTTAAGAAGGAGGGGAAGATTTCAGACCAGGTTGAG CCTCCAGATGGTAAAGAGAACAGCTGGGAGTCCCAACTGGACACATCTGTGCTGGAGCACTCCCGACAGAAAATCCTGCACATTCTGAATACCGGCTCACTCAAAGAGCTGAAGGGTCTGCAGCAGATCGGCGACAAGAAGGCAAAGCTCATCCTGGGCTGGAGGGAGATCCATGGTCACTTCATAAAT TTGGAAGATGTGGTAAAAGTTGAGGGTATGACCGGAAAGAGATTTTCCTCCTTCATGAAG gcAAACATACTGAGTGCCATgggaaagtga
- the prrt2 gene encoding uncharacterized protein prrt2, with protein MAVNIMPSPAIQPGKEQPSLLDQEDSLLSQAPISVPCPPVGDEPLIHSSSSSPVSMQPPRSKSKGELVIVINEKLKNSNGIHPTSTETTSPVICSPPRRQHSISYPHHSKSRKGSRASSIGYTAFSPRPSISRHSSIATNPPLDRSKVKDYLFLSVLACFCPVWPINIVGFVYSIMSKNSLEQGNLDGAVRLGRVAKMLSLVSLVGGTVIIIACIVNLAINVKT; from the exons ATGGCTGTGAACATCATGCCATCTCCTGCCATTCAGCCAGGGAAGGAACAACCATCGCTGCTGGACCAGGAGGACTCTCTGTTGAGCCAAGCCCCCATCTCTGTGCCATGCCCACCAGTCGGAGATGAACCACTcatccacagcagcagcagcagcccggTCAGCATGCAGCCTCCCCGCAGCAAATCCAAAGGCGAGCTAGTCATAGTCATCAACGAAAAGCTGAAGAACA GCAATGGGATCCACCCAACGTCCACAGAGACCACCTCTCCAGTCATCTGCTCTCCTCCCAGAAGACAACACTCCATCTCTTACCCCCATCACAGCAAGAGCAGGAAGGGGAGCAGGGCGAGCTCTATCGGCTACACCGCCTTCTCGCCAAGGCCGTCAATTTCTCGCCACTCCAGCATCGCCACCAACCCGCCCTTGGACCGGAGCAAAGTCAAAGACTACCTCTTCCTGTCCGTGCTGGCTTGCTTCTGCCCTGTCTGGCCCATCAACATTGTGGGATTTGTGTACTCCATCATG TCCAAGAACAGTCTTGAGCAGGGAAACCTGGATGGCGCTGTGCGTCTGGGACGTGTGGCCAAGATGCTCTCTCTGGTGTCACTAGTAGGAGGGACGGTCATTATCATCGCCTGCATTGTCAACCTGGCCA tAAATGTGAAAACCTGA